A section of the Pseudomonas sp. Q1-7 genome encodes:
- a CDS encoding NAD(P)H-dependent flavin oxidoreductase produces MSLPALLEQRLRLPVVAAPMFLVSNPQLVLACCNSGIVGSFPALNQRESSGFRAWLDEIEAGLDADSAPFAVNLIVHHSNPRLQADLAICVEKRVPIVITSLGAVKEVVDAVHSYGGLVFHDVTTRRHAEKAAEAGVDGLIAVAAGAGGHAGTWSPFALIAEIRQFFDKTLLLAGCLNHGHEIYAAQILGADLAYLGTRFIATQQSDAETRYKQMILDARAADIIHTPAVSGVPASFMRQSLEAAGYDMKRLADKGDIDYGEKLKPVSDEAKAWKTVWSAGQGVGNIRDLPTVNELVTRLDQEYRAARDKAGQLGQRWPR; encoded by the coding sequence ATGTCCCTGCCCGCACTGCTCGAACAACGCCTGCGCTTGCCGGTCGTGGCCGCGCCGATGTTCCTGGTGTCCAACCCCCAACTGGTTCTGGCCTGCTGCAACAGCGGTATCGTCGGCAGCTTCCCCGCGCTGAACCAGCGTGAAAGCAGCGGATTCCGAGCCTGGCTGGACGAGATCGAGGCGGGCCTGGACGCAGATTCGGCGCCCTTCGCGGTCAACCTCATCGTCCATCACAGCAACCCGCGCCTGCAGGCCGACCTGGCCATCTGCGTCGAGAAACGAGTCCCCATCGTCATTACCAGCCTCGGGGCAGTGAAGGAAGTGGTGGACGCGGTGCACAGCTACGGCGGCCTGGTGTTCCACGATGTGACCACCCGTCGCCATGCGGAGAAGGCCGCCGAGGCGGGCGTGGATGGCCTGATCGCAGTCGCCGCCGGCGCCGGTGGCCACGCCGGCACCTGGAGCCCCTTTGCGCTGATCGCCGAAATCCGCCAGTTCTTCGACAAGACCCTGCTGCTCGCCGGCTGCCTCAACCATGGTCACGAAATCTACGCCGCACAGATACTCGGCGCCGACCTGGCCTACCTGGGCACGCGTTTCATCGCCACCCAACAGAGCGACGCCGAAACCCGCTACAAGCAGATGATCCTCGACGCTCGCGCCGCCGACATCATCCACACCCCGGCCGTCTCCGGCGTACCGGCCAGCTTCATGCGCCAGAGCCTGGAGGCCGCCGGCTACGACATGAAGCGTCTCGCCGACAAGGGCGATATCGACTACGGTGAGAAGCTGAAACCCGTCAGCGACGAAGCCAAGGCCTGGAAGACCGTATGGTCCGCTGGACAGGGCGTCGGCAACATTCGCGATCTGCCCACGGTGAACGAGCTGGTTACCCGCCTCGATCAGGAATACCGGGCCGCTCGTGACAAGGCCGGGCAACTGGGCCAACGCTGGCCCCGCTGA
- the hemJ gene encoding protoporphyrinogen oxidase HemJ: MLYLWLKALHIIAVICWFAGLFYLPRLFVYHAMAEDESSRERFKVMERKLYRGIMGPSMVATLVFGLWMLYLNPAWLSQGWLHAKLTLVVLLIGYHHACGGLLKRFARGENRRGHVFYRWFNEVPVLFLIAIVILVVIKPF; the protein is encoded by the coding sequence ATGCTCTATCTGTGGCTCAAGGCCCTGCACATCATCGCCGTCATCTGCTGGTTCGCCGGCCTGTTCTACCTGCCGCGCCTGTTCGTCTACCACGCCATGGCCGAGGACGAATCCAGCCGCGAACGTTTCAAGGTCATGGAGCGCAAGCTCTATCGCGGCATCATGGGCCCCTCGATGGTCGCCACCCTGGTCTTCGGGCTGTGGATGCTCTACCTCAACCCCGCCTGGCTGAGCCAGGGCTGGCTGCACGCCAAGCTCACCCTGGTGGTCCTGCTGATCGGTTACCACCATGCCTGCGGCGGATTGCTCAAGCGTTTCGCGCGTGGCGAGAACCGTCGCGGCCACGTGTTCTATCGCTGGTTCAACGAAGTACCCGTGCTGTTCCTGATCGCCATCGTCATCCTGGTGGTGATCAAGCCCTTCTGA
- the argC gene encoding N-acetyl-gamma-glutamyl-phosphate reductase, whose protein sequence is MVKVGIVGGTGYTGVELLRLLAQHPQAEVAVITSRSEAGVKVADMYPNLRGHYDDLAFSVPDAKTLGACDAVFFATPHGVAHALAGELLDAGTRVIDLSADFRLQDAEEWAKWYGQPHGAPALLPEAVYGLPEVNREAIKGARLIAVPGCYPTAAQLGFIPLLEAGLADTTQLIADCKSGVSGAGRGAKVGSLFCEAGESMMAYSVKGHRHLPEISQGLRRAAGGPVGLTFVPHLTPMIRGIHATLYANVADRGVDLQALFEKRYANEPFVDVMPAGSHPETRSVRGANVCRIAVHRPQGGDLVVVLSVIDNLVKGASGQAVQNLNIMFGLEERLGLSHAALLP, encoded by the coding sequence ATGGTCAAGGTCGGAATCGTCGGCGGCACGGGCTACACCGGTGTCGAACTGCTGCGTCTGCTGGCTCAGCATCCGCAGGCGGAAGTCGCGGTAATCACCTCGCGATCCGAGGCCGGGGTGAAGGTTGCCGACATGTATCCGAACCTGCGCGGCCACTACGACGACCTGGCTTTCAGCGTGCCGGATGCGAAGACGTTGGGCGCCTGCGACGCGGTCTTCTTCGCGACGCCTCACGGTGTGGCCCATGCGCTGGCCGGCGAATTGCTGGACGCCGGCACCCGTGTGATCGACCTGTCCGCCGACTTCCGCCTGCAGGACGCCGAGGAGTGGGCCAAGTGGTACGGCCAACCCCACGGTGCCCCGGCATTGCTGCCAGAAGCCGTCTACGGTCTGCCGGAAGTGAATCGAGAGGCCATCAAGGGTGCTCGTCTGATCGCCGTCCCCGGGTGCTACCCGACTGCCGCCCAGCTCGGCTTCATCCCGCTGTTGGAGGCCGGTCTGGCCGACACGACCCAACTGATTGCGGACTGCAAATCCGGCGTGAGTGGTGCCGGCCGTGGCGCCAAGGTGGGCTCGCTGTTCTGTGAGGCCGGCGAGAGCATGATGGCCTACTCGGTGAAGGGGCATCGCCATCTGCCGGAAATCAGTCAGGGCCTGCGCCGCGCCGCTGGCGGTCCGGTGGGCCTGACCTTCGTGCCGCACCTGACGCCGATGATACGGGGCATCCATGCGACGCTCTACGCGAACGTTGCGGACCGGGGCGTTGACCTGCAGGCCCTGTTCGAGAAGCGCTACGCCAACGAACCCTTCGTCGATGTGATGCCGGCCGGCAGCCACCCGGAGACCCGCAGCGTGCGCGGCGCCAACGTCTGCCGTATTGCGGTGCACCGTCCCCAGGGCGGTGATCTGGTGGTCGTGCTTTCGGTGATCGACAACCTGGTGAAGGGGGCCTCCGGCCAGGCCGTGCAGAACCTCAACATCATGTTCGGCCTCGAAGAGCGCCTGGGCCTTTCCCACGCGGCGCTGCTGCCTTGA
- the erpA gene encoding iron-sulfur cluster insertion protein ErpA: MSVETFTPSALMFTEGAASKVKNLIDEEGNPRLKLRVFVTGGGCSGFQYGFTFDEDVADDDTIVERDGVSLVVDPMSFQYLAGAEVDYQEGLEGSRFVIKNPNATTTCGCGSSFSI; the protein is encoded by the coding sequence ATGAGCGTCGAAACCTTCACCCCTTCAGCCCTGATGTTCACCGAGGGTGCGGCCAGCAAGGTGAAGAACCTGATCGATGAAGAGGGTAACCCGCGCCTGAAGCTTCGTGTTTTCGTAACCGGCGGCGGTTGCTCGGGCTTCCAGTACGGCTTCACCTTTGATGAAGACGTGGCGGATGACGACACCATTGTCGAACGTGACGGCGTCAGCCTGGTGGTCGATCCGATGAGCTTTCAGTACCTGGCGGGTGCCGAAGTGGATTACCAGGAAGGCCTGGAAGGTTCGCGTTTCGTGATCAAGAACCCGAATGCCACCACCACCTGCGGTTGCGGTTCTTCCTTCTCGATCTAA
- a CDS encoding anhydro-N-acetylmuramic acid kinase translates to MARYLGVMSGTSLDGLDIALIEQTDRIILLDTHYIPMPGALRSELLALCASGPDELARAALAENGWVELAAAGINALLVRNNLGAGDIRAIGSHGQTVRHEPARGFTIQIGNPALLAELTGITVVGDFRRRDVAAGGQGAPLVPAFHESLFGDAGSHRAVLNVGGFSNLSLIDPGQPVHGFDCGPGNVLMDAWIHLQRGESYDRHGDWAASGTAQQLLLDTLSGDAFFTTRGPKSTGRELFNLGWLQSHLARLPIFKPEDVQATLLELTARSITDALRAAQPRTDDLLVCGGGAHNRQLMLRLAALLPGTRVSSTADFGADPDWVEAMAFAWLAHCCLEGIPTNRPSVTGARGLRILGAIYPA, encoded by the coding sequence ATGGCGCGCTACCTGGGAGTGATGTCCGGGACCAGCCTCGATGGCCTGGACATCGCCCTGATTGAGCAGACCGATCGCATCATCCTTCTCGACACCCACTACATTCCCATGCCCGGCGCGCTGCGCAGCGAGCTGCTGGCCCTCTGCGCCTCCGGTCCGGATGAACTGGCCCGCGCCGCGCTGGCGGAAAACGGCTGGGTGGAGTTGGCTGCTGCGGGAATCAACGCCCTGCTGGTCCGCAACAACCTAGGCGCCGGGGATATCCGGGCCATCGGTAGCCACGGCCAGACCGTACGCCATGAGCCCGCTCGTGGTTTCACCATCCAGATCGGCAACCCCGCTCTGCTGGCCGAGCTCACTGGCATCACCGTAGTGGGCGACTTCCGGCGGCGCGATGTCGCGGCTGGCGGCCAGGGCGCGCCACTGGTTCCCGCCTTCCACGAGTCGCTATTCGGCGACGCCGGCAGTCACCGTGCCGTACTCAATGTCGGCGGCTTCAGCAATCTGAGCCTGATCGATCCGGGTCAGCCGGTGCACGGCTTCGACTGCGGCCCCGGCAATGTCCTGATGGACGCGTGGATTCACCTCCAGCGCGGCGAGAGCTACGACCGACATGGCGACTGGGCGGCCAGCGGCACCGCGCAACAGCTCCTGCTGGACACCCTCTCCGGCGACGCCTTCTTCACCACCCGGGGCCCCAAGAGCACTGGCCGCGAGCTGTTCAACCTCGGCTGGCTCCAGTCCCACCTCGCCCGCCTGCCCATCTTCAAGCCCGAGGACGTGCAGGCCACCCTACTGGAACTCACCGCCCGCAGCATCACCGACGCTCTCCGCGCCGCACAGCCGCGGACGGACGACCTGCTGGTCTGCGGCGGCGGCGCCCACAACCGACAGTTGATGCTACGACTGGCCGCTCTCCTGCCTGGCACTCGAGTTAGCAGCACGGCGGACTTCGGTGCGGACCCGGACTGGGTCGAAGCCATGGCCTTTGCGTGGCTGGCCCATTGCTGCCTGGAAGGCATCCCCACCAATCGCCCCAGCGTCACAGGCGCCAGGGGACTGCGCATTCTCGGCGCCATCTACCCCGCCTGA
- a CDS encoding peptidoglycan DD-metalloendopeptidase family protein codes for MTHSVPKAPPYPKSHLLAASGVAALLSLALLVFPSREVEAKKTYINLELENGSEMVIQEKDDLRPGSITGDEGLSPFARIESPAENQNSAGKDADQKKKKVEATGFAATQPPTDPGLKIVTVGNGDTLSTVFAKVGLSANVLHDVLNSSKDAKQLSRLKVGQSIEFKLNPSGDLEKISTKLSGLESIHLEKTSKGYAFKRDLIKPELRSAYARGEISSSLFLSAKRAGLSHDLTMGLANIFGYDIDFALDIREGDEFELIYEEKVVDGKKVGSGEILAARFINRGKTFSAIRYVDKQGTATYLRGDGTAMRKAFIRTPVDFARISSRFSNGRRHPVLNKIRAHKGVDYAAPRGTPIKATGDGRIVLAGRRGGYGNAVIIQHGNKYKTLYGHMQGFAKGIRTGGSVKQGQIIGYVGTTGLSTGPHLHYEFQVNGVHVDPLGVKLPMADPLNVAEKKRFLQLSQPLLARMDREKASTLALNKR; via the coding sequence ATGACGCATTCAGTACCCAAAGCGCCGCCATATCCGAAGAGCCATTTGCTGGCTGCTAGCGGTGTGGCTGCGCTGCTCAGCCTGGCCCTGCTGGTGTTCCCGTCTCGCGAGGTCGAGGCGAAGAAGACCTACATCAACCTGGAGCTGGAAAACGGCTCGGAGATGGTGATCCAGGAGAAAGATGATCTCCGACCAGGCTCCATCACCGGGGATGAAGGCCTCTCGCCATTCGCCAGGATCGAGAGCCCAGCCGAGAACCAGAACAGCGCCGGAAAAGACGCGGACCAGAAGAAAAAGAAAGTAGAAGCTACCGGCTTCGCTGCCACCCAACCGCCCACCGATCCCGGTCTCAAGATCGTGACCGTGGGGAATGGCGATACCTTGTCCACGGTATTTGCCAAGGTTGGCCTGTCCGCCAATGTCCTGCATGACGTCCTGAACAGCAGCAAGGACGCCAAGCAGCTCAGCCGCTTGAAGGTCGGACAGAGCATCGAATTCAAGCTGAACCCCAGCGGTGACCTCGAGAAGATCAGTACCAAGCTGAGCGGCCTCGAGAGCATTCACCTGGAAAAGACTTCCAAGGGCTACGCCTTCAAGCGTGACCTGATCAAACCGGAGCTGCGCTCAGCCTATGCCCGCGGCGAGATTAGCAGCTCGCTGTTTCTGTCCGCCAAACGCGCTGGGCTGTCCCATGACCTGACGATGGGCCTGGCCAACATCTTCGGATACGACATCGATTTCGCCCTCGACATCCGCGAAGGCGACGAGTTCGAGCTGATTTACGAAGAGAAGGTAGTTGACGGCAAGAAGGTGGGCAGCGGGGAAATCCTCGCCGCGCGCTTCATCAACCGGGGCAAGACCTTCAGCGCCATCCGCTATGTCGACAAGCAGGGTACCGCCACCTATCTGCGCGGCGACGGCACGGCCATGCGCAAGGCCTTTATCCGCACCCCCGTCGACTTCGCCCGTATCAGCTCGCGCTTCTCCAATGGTCGCCGCCACCCGGTCCTGAACAAGATTCGCGCCCACAAGGGTGTGGACTATGCGGCCCCCCGCGGCACGCCGATCAAGGCGACCGGCGATGGCAGGATCGTCCTGGCGGGTCGCCGCGGCGGTTACGGCAACGCAGTGATCATTCAGCACGGCAACAAGTACAAGACCCTCTACGGCCACATGCAGGGCTTCGCCAAGGGCATTCGTACCGGCGGTAGCGTGAAGCAGGGACAGATTATCGGCTACGTGGGGACGACTGGGCTGTCCACCGGCCCACACCTGCACTACGAGTTCCAGGTGAACGGCGTGCATGTCGACCCGCTGGGTGTGAAGCTGCCGATGGCCGATCCGCTGAACGTCGCCGAGAAGAAGCGCTTCCTGCAACTGAGCCAGCCCTTGCTTGCGCGCATGGACCGGGAAAAGGCCAGCACGCTCGCCTTGAACAAGCGCTGA
- the tyrS gene encoding tyrosine--tRNA ligase, whose protein sequence is MKSVEEQLALIKRGAEEVLVESELVEKLKRGQPLRIKAGFDPTAPDLHLGHTVLINKLRQFQELGHQVIFLIGDFTGMIGDPSGKSATRPPLTREQVLENAETYKAQVFKILDPAKTEVAFNSTWMDELSPADFIRLASQYTVARMLERDDFSKRYSTNQPIAIHEFLYPLVQGYDSVALRADVELGGTDQKFNLLMGRELQRAYGQGSQCIVTMPLLEGLDGVKKMSKSLGNYVGIQEAPGVMYNKLVSIPDQLMWRYFELLSFRSMDEIEQFKRDIDAGANPRDIKIKLAEEIVARFHGEEAAASAHRSAGNRMKEGELPVDLPEIQVSAAEDMPIASILNKAGLVKNAAVARDLLGSGGVRVDGQVVDRGFLFQVGATHVLQAGKKSFARVSLVAK, encoded by the coding sequence ATGAAGTCGGTTGAAGAGCAGCTCGCGCTGATCAAGCGCGGTGCGGAAGAGGTCCTGGTCGAGTCCGAGCTGGTCGAGAAGCTCAAGCGTGGCCAGCCGCTGCGCATCAAGGCGGGCTTCGATCCGACCGCTCCCGATCTTCACCTCGGGCACACCGTCCTTATTAATAAGCTGCGCCAGTTCCAGGAGCTGGGGCATCAGGTGATCTTTCTGATCGGTGACTTCACCGGGATGATCGGTGATCCGAGCGGCAAGAGCGCCACGCGTCCGCCGCTGACCCGTGAGCAGGTGCTGGAGAATGCCGAAACCTACAAGGCGCAGGTGTTCAAGATTCTTGATCCGGCGAAGACCGAGGTGGCTTTCAACTCCACTTGGATGGACGAGCTGAGCCCTGCGGACTTCATTCGCCTGGCTTCCCAGTACACCGTTGCCCGTATGCTCGAGCGCGATGACTTCAGCAAGCGCTACAGCACCAATCAGCCCATCGCTATTCACGAGTTCCTGTATCCGCTGGTACAGGGTTACGACTCGGTGGCGCTACGTGCTGATGTCGAGCTGGGTGGTACCGACCAGAAATTCAACCTGCTGATGGGGCGCGAACTGCAACGCGCCTATGGGCAGGGATCCCAGTGCATCGTGACCATGCCCTTGCTGGAAGGCCTTGATGGCGTGAAGAAGATGTCCAAGTCCCTGGGTAACTATGTAGGTATCCAGGAAGCGCCTGGTGTCATGTACAACAAGCTGGTGTCCATTCCGGATCAGTTGATGTGGCGCTACTTCGAGCTGCTGAGCTTCCGCTCCATGGACGAGATTGAGCAGTTCAAGCGCGACATCGATGCGGGGGCCAATCCGCGCGATATCAAGATCAAACTCGCTGAAGAGATTGTTGCGCGCTTTCATGGTGAAGAGGCGGCTGCCAGTGCGCACCGCTCTGCGGGCAATCGCATGAAGGAAGGCGAGCTGCCGGTTGATCTGCCGGAGATTCAGGTGTCCGCCGCTGAGGATATGCCCATTGCATCCATCCTCAATAAAGCCGGGCTGGTGAAGAATGCTGCGGTTGCGCGCGATCTGCTGGGCTCTGGCGGCGTCCGTGTGGATGGTCAGGTCGTTGATCGTGGCTTCCTGTTTCAGGTCGGCGCGACCCATGTTCTCCAGGCCGGCAAGAAGTCCTTTGCGCGTGTATCTCTGGTTGCTAAGTAG